In a genomic window of Numenius arquata chromosome 5, bNumArq3.hap1.1, whole genome shotgun sequence:
- the BCORL1 gene encoding BCL-6 corepressor-like protein 1: MISTAPLYSGVHNWTSTERIRMCGLNEERRAPLSDEESKTSSSQHLGSQEFCVSSSLSKVELTAVSGGGGSAQGLDADGKVEEKLGPKLEEQPPDPNPSPECTGKTVTDDGLGPLASQGDGKGQEPATPRAAQQDSSGAEAAWTPADPHSDKQAEAPPACPVAPESEPAGKEKTTPSAGAQGPGVLAEGTLSVVVSSCNTSASTPATFTLNRVCFPTSQAPAMQKMPLSFQAGAVLSPSQSLVYIPPPSCGQPLSVATLPATLGVSSTLTLPVLPSYLHERCLPGIIASPELRSYPYTFSVTRPLASDAKVVSVEVNQLSCPSPSGGSGAQAAAESVPPSTAGPSLSSNQPPSAASSGAAAPSSGTAAHARAPAAPEQHAPGAATSLSPLKSPPQLEREMVSSPECSEMPLDLSSKSNRQKLPPPSQRKTPPMPILTPVHTSGKALLTTVLSKSQRAAQTTGSSVTSCLGTTPPLVIFPEFLRNGEQGSWVKNTTLISTIPGTYVGVANPVPASLLLSKDPGVSFSRDPRHLPKQEPISIIDQGEPRGDGVPCGKKANQVSTEGQQDPARRLLQSRVAPGASLCQSKDISTWNPGQGSVYPRCPMNGKPSNPQLLPLGWSPYHQTPLLSIGISTTGQLTPNQSGSCKPAGAGELPTFPSVQPPESSAAAQSLPEGLPRLPLPEREPAAKSKSCRALPKLYEEPDNAVPLDAGPSLQTSALDGKGGKGKLDNPQKSQECDQPEADSSKEGSEQTEPPLGSCSGKQLDAKPKSQVLAAYLSHDVPAAGQQSLRMVSEVPTESQHKELGCEGSQEPPAAEPLQCVRQVDLCRVKKERVECDVSFTSVTCLRAGAAPQPFAEVKLKGAGPIKQEGSLRCKSKRQHDGESRQAHKRLKCQGQDSEESPSKSGSRSVHGRKWRKHHDNLHELSKREGRASLGSGKDHNSLRVKRKRRRPAKTEFPSPAHRGDSHEEGYLEKKPKNNFRDFIPVVLSSRTRSQSGSIAGSSAGVMGECDVTGQEILPLLEEDDQEEEEEEEEEEEETSLKCRKLRKSHRTSRYHSRRARDRSVSERSSCYTRRSRELPWRVESPRQLWEPNEEEEDDSHIKRKKRRRQKSRKYQTGEYLTEREEERVGYPHRRRKSKADLRYRKQKESVQGKGTELRLRSRLSPSPRKSQGRPDFRNGFFLEHSDSSPAQEELEKPSGKRKCKTKHLAGICDEGKGKGCWNQPKMRPVKKPQELWPLCKSSRVSPGSSPELPVAQNIPPGARRLIVNKNAGETLLQRAARLGYKDVVLYCLQKKSSDVNHRDNAGYTALHEACARGWIDILHILLEHGANVNCSAQDGTRPVHDAVANDNLETMWLLLSYGADPTLATYSGQTAVKLATSEVMKRFLCDYLSDLQGRSDGDPRTAWDFYSSSVLEGKDSIGCDLLLNPPGSSDQEEEEQEADNFMFEFSDKPLLPSYNLQVSVSRGPCNWFLFSDVLKRLKLSSRIFQARFPHLEIATLPKAEFQRQVSLSQVLAQEEAPEGPEAAQGPAETVELVHYEPELLQLLGSAVEYEAWSS; the protein is encoded by the exons ATGATCTCTACAGCACCTCTCTATAGCGGGGTGCACAACTGGACCAGCACAGAGCGGATTCGCATGTGTGGCCTCAACGAGGAGAG GAGAGCCCCCCTTTCTGATGAGGAGTCaaaaaccagcagctcccagcacctgGGGTCTCAAGAGTTTTGCGTCAGCAGCAGCCTTTCCAAG GTGGAGCTCACAGCAGTCAGCGGTGGTGGCGGCAGTGCCCAGGGGCTGGACGCTGATGGCAAGGTGGAGGAAAAGCTTGGGCCCAAACTGGAAGAGCAGCCGCCTGATCCCAACCCAAGCCCGGAGTGTACAGGAAAGACTGTGACAGATGATGGCCTGGGCCCTCTGGCAAGCCAGGGGGATGGCAAAGGGCAGGAGCCTGCCACccccagagctgcccagcagGACAGCAGTGGTGCCGAGGCTGCCTGGACACCCGCAGATCCCCACAGCGACAAGCAGGCTGAGGCTCCTCCAGCCTGCCCCGTGGCTCCGGAGAGTGAGcctgctgggaaggagaaaaccACCCCAAGTGCTGGAGCACAAGGGCCAGGCGTGCTGGCAGAAGGGACGTTGTCTGTGGTTGTCTCCAGCTGCAACACCTCTGCCTCCACTCCTGCTACTTTTACTTTGAACAGAGTGTGCTTTCCCACATCTCAGGCCCCTGCTATGCAAAAAATGCCCTTGTCCTTTCAGGCTGGGGCAGTCCTGAGCCCCAGCCAGTCGCTGGTGTACATCCCACCGCCCAGCTGCGGGCAGCCGCTCAGCGTGGCGACGCTTCCAGCTACCTTGGGGGTCTCCTCCACGCTCACCCTCCCCGTCCTGCCTTCCTACCTACACGAGCGTTGCCTGCCGGGAATTATCGCTTCCCCAGAGTTACGCTCCTACCCCTACACTTTCTCCGTCACCAGACCTTTGGCTTCAGACGCCAAAGTGGTGTCTGTGGAGGTGAATCAGCTCAGCTGCCCTTCGCCCTCGGGCGGAAGCGGTGCCCAGGCTGCTGCCGAGAGCGTTCCCCCGTCCACCGCTGGCCCTTCCCTCTCATCCAACCAGCCTCCATCGGCAGCATCGTCCGGGGCCGCTGCTCCCTCTTCCGGCACCGCTGCGCACGCCAGAGCCCCGGCAGCTCCTGAGCAGCATGCCCCGGGGGCTGCCACCTCGCTCTCTCCTCTGAAGTCCCCTCCCCAGCTAGAGCGTGAGATGGTCTCCTCTCCGGAGTGCAGCGAGATGCCTCTCGACCTCTCCTCCAAGTCCAATCGTCAGAAACTGCCTCCGCCCAGTCAGCGCAAAACACCTCCCATGCCCATCCTCACACCCGTGCACACCAGCGGCAAAGCGCTCCTCACCACCGTCCTCTCCAAGTCCCAGCGCGCGGCCCAGACCACGGGCAGCAGCGTCACCTCCTGCCTCGGCACCACCCCTCCCTTAGTCATCTTCCCCGAGTTCCTGCGCAACGGCGAGCAGGGCTCCTGGGTGAAGAACACCACGCTCATCAGCACCATCCCGGGCACCTACGTCGGCGTCGCCAACCCTGTGCCTGCCTCGCTGCTGCTCAGCAAGGACCCCGGGGTGAGCTTCAGCAGGGACCCCCGCCACCTGCCCAAGCAGGAGCCCATTTCCATCATCGACCAGGGAGAGCCTCGCGGCGACGGGGTTCCCTGTGGGAAGAAAGCCAACCAGGTCAGCACAGAAGGACAGCAGGATCCCGCCAGGAGACTCCTCCAGAGCAGAGTTGCTCCAGGGGCTTCTTTGTGTCAATCCAAGGACATCTCCACCTGGAATCCCGGCCAAGGGAGCGTGTACCCGCGATGCCCCATGAATGGGAAACCTTCCAATCCTCAGCTTCTGCCTCTCGGCTGGTCTCCTTATCATCAAACCCCTCTGCTTTCAATTGGCATCTCCACGACGGGGCAGCTGACCCCGAACCAGAGCGGCTCCTGCAAGCCAGCCGGAGCGGGAGAGCTCCCGACGTTCCCGAGCGTGCAGCCCCCCGAGTCCAGCGCGGCCGCCCAGAGCCTGCCTGAGGGGCTGCCCAGGCTCCCGCTGCCGGAACGGGAACCTGCGGCCAAGAGCAAGAGCTGCCGGGCCTTGCCCAAGCTCTACGAGGAGCCGGACAATGCAGTCCCATTGGATGCGGGTCCATCTCTTCAGACCAGTGCTCTGGATGGGAAAGGGGGCAAGGGGAAGCTGGACAACCCTCAGAAGAGCCAAGAGTGCGATCAGCCCGAGGCTGACTCCAGTAAGGAGGGCAGTGAACAGACTGAGCCCCCCCTGGGGAGCTGTAGCGGCAAACAGTTGGATGCAAAGCCTAAAAGCCAAGTGTTGGCGGCGTATTTGTCGCATGACGTGCCCGCGGCCGGGCAGCAGAGCCTGCGAATGGTTTCAGAGGTGCCCACGGAGAGTCAGCACAAGGAGCTGGGCTGCGAAGGCTCCCAGGAGCCACCGGCGGCAGAGCCCCTGCAGTGCGTGCGTCAGGTGGATCTGTGCAGGGTCAAGAAGGAGCGAGTGGAGTGTGACGTGTCATTTACTTCTGTCACTTGCCTGCGagccggggctgctccccagccctttgCTGAGGTCAAGCTCAAAGGAGCGGGCCCAATCAAGCAAGAGGGCAGCCTGCGCTGCAAGTCCAAGCGGCAGCATgatggggagagcaggcaggcCCACAAGAGACTCAAGTGCCAAGGGCAGGACAGCGAGGAGTCCCCAAGCAAATCGGGGAGCCGGAGTGTGCATGGCCGGAAG TGGCGAAAACACCACGACAACCTGCATGAGCTCAGCAAGCGAGAAGGCCGAGCCAGCCTGGGATCGGGGAAGGATCACAACAGCCTCAGGGTAAAGCGTAAGCGCAGGAGGCCGGCAAAGACGGAGTTCCCATCTCCGGCACACCGCGGGGACAGCCACGAGGAAG GTTACCTTGAGAAGAAGCCCAAGAACAACTTTCGGGATTTCATTCCGGTGGTGCTGAGCAGCCGGACACGCAGTCAGTCGG GAAGCATCGCTGGCTCTTCTGCTGGTGTGATGGGAGAGTGTGATGTGACTGGTCAGGAGATTTTACCGTTGCTGGAGGAAGATgatcaggaagaagaagaggaggaggaggaagaggaggaagagacatCCTTGAAATGTCGCAAGCTGCGAAAATCCCACAGGACGTCACGCTATCACAGTCGCAGGGCCAGGGACAGGTCTGTGTCCGAGAGGAGCAGCTGTTACACGAGGAGGAGCCGGGAGCTGCCCTGGAGAGTGGAATCGCCCAGGCAGCTGTGGGAGCCcaacgaggaggaggaagatgacagccacatcaaaaggaagaaaaggagacgACAGAAAAGTCGGAAATACCAGACGGGGGAATATTTGACTGAGCGAGAGGAGGAGCGAGTGGGCTACCCCCACAGGAGGCGAAAATCCAAAGCAG ATTTGAGGTACCGGAAGCAGAAGGAGTCCGTGCAGGGGAAAGGCACAGAGCTACGGCTGAGGAGCAGGCTTTCCCCGTCCCCCAGAAAATCTCAAGGACGCCCAGACTTTCGGAATGGCTTCTTCCTGGAGCATTCGGACAGCTCTCCCGCCCAAGAGGAGCTGGAGAAACCATCAGGAAAACGCAAGTGTAAAACCAAACACCTGGCAGGGATCTGTGACGAGGGGAAG GGGAAAGGCTGCTGGAACCAGCCCAAAATGCGCCCTGTGAAGAAGCCACAGGAGTTGTGGCCGCTTTGTAAGTCCAGTCGGGTCAGCCCAGGGAGTTCCCCTGAGTTGCCCGTGGCCCAGAACATTCCTCCTGGAGCTCGGCGGCTGATCGTGAACAAAAATGCAGGGGAGACCCTTCTGCAGCGAGCAGCTCGCCTGGGCTACAAG GACGTTGTGCTGTACTGCCTGCAGAAGAAGAGCAGTGACGTGAACCATCGTGACAACGCTGGCTACACAGCTCTGCACGAAGCCTGCGCGCGGGGCTGGATCGACATCCTCCACATCCTGCTGGAGCACGGTGCCAACGTGAACTGCAGCGCGCAGGACGGCACGAG GCCTGTCCACGATGCAGTAGCAAATGACAACCTGGAAACCATGTGGCTTCTACTCTCCTATGGTGCTGATCCCACTCTGGCCACTTACTCTGGGCAGACAGCTGTGAAACTTGCCACCAGCGAGGTGATGAAGCGCTTCCTCTGTG aTTACCTTTCGGATCTCCAGGGGCGCAGTGATGGGGATCCTCGCACAGCGTGGGACTTCTACAGCAGCTCCGTGCTGG AGGGGAAAGACAGCATTGGATGCGACCTCCTGCTCAACCCTCCGGGCAGTTCagaccaggaggaggaggagcaagaAGCAGACAACTTCATGTTTGAGTTCTCAGACAAGCCCCTGCTTCCCAGCTATAACCTCCAAGTGTCGGTCTCTCGGGG GCCCTGCAACTGGTTCCTCTTCTCCGACGTGCTCAAGCGACTGAAGCTCTCCTCCCGCATATTCCAGGCCCGCTTCCCGCACCTGGAGATCGCCACGCTGCCCAAGGCAGAGTTCCAGCGCCAGGTGTCCCTCAGCCAGGTGCTGGCACAGGAGGAGGCGCCGGAGGGCCCCGAGGCCGCCCAGGGCCCCGCAGAGACAGTGGAGCTGGTGCACTACGAGCccgagctgctgcagctgctgggttcGGCGGTGGAGTACGAGGCCTGGAGCAGCTGA